The proteins below are encoded in one region of Engraulis encrasicolus isolate BLACKSEA-1 chromosome 1, IST_EnEncr_1.0, whole genome shotgun sequence:
- the LOC134457414 gene encoding chymotrypsin B-like, translating to MALLWIGSCLALVVSALGCGVPEIEPVVSGYSKIVNGENAVSGSWPWQVSLQQPDKFHFCGGTLINNQWVLTAAHCRVTPRYHRVVLGAHDRSSSDDPSILKNVDKVFSHPSYDPYTLENDIQLLKLSSHVTYSARVSPVCLASATTSFPDGTQCVTSGWGRISTTPTIRPNILQQTAVPLVSSEECQKGHQHKVTDVMICAGGAGASSCQGDSGGPLVCETDGVWTQVGVVSWGNRNCDVSIPAVYARVSELRSWIDKTIAHN from the exons ATGGCTCTGCTTTGGATCGGCAGCTGTTTGGCCCTTGTGGTGTCAGCCCTGG GCTGTGGTGTGCCTGAGATCGAGCCCGTGGTGAGTGGCTATAGCAAGATCGTCAACGGTGAGAATGCAGTGTCTGGATCCTGGCCCTGGCAAGTGTCCCTGCAG CAACCTGATAAATTCCACTTCTGCGGTGGCACCCTGATCAACAACCAGTGGGTCCTGACAGCTGCCCACTGCCGTGTCAC tccCAGATACCACCGTGTTGTCCTGGGGGCGCATGATCGTAGCTCCTCAGACGATCCCAGCATTCTGAAGAACGTTGACAAG GTCTTCTCCCATCCATCCTACGACCCCTACACTCTGGAGAATGACATCCAGCTGCTGAAGCTCTCGAGCCATGTCACCTACAGTGCCCGCGTGTCACCCGTGTGTCTGGCCTCCGCCACCACCAGTTTCCCCGATGGCACCCAATGTGTCACCAGcggatggggaaggatcagcaccACCCCTACTA ttcGTCCTAACATCCTTCAGCAGACGGCGGTGCCCCTGGTCAGTAGTGAGGAGTGCCAGAAGGGACACCAGCACAAGGTGACGGACGTCATGATCTGCGCTGGAGGAGCTGGAGCTTCCTCTTGCCAG ggTGACTCTGGTGGCCCACTGGTGTGCGAGACCGACGGTGTCTGGACCCAGGTCGGCGTGGTCTCTTGGGGCAACAGGAACTGTGATGTCAGCATCCCTGCCGTCTACGCCCGCGTCTCGGAGCTGCGCAGTTGGATCGACAAGACCATCGCCCACAATTAG
- the LOC134436164 gene encoding uncharacterized protein LOC134436164 isoform X1, with product MSGLIRVSTLVAVVLLMQLGGLEGAPMAAKCFPPCFHGCHPPPLPPWCGCHGPAGPPGPIGPEGPPGMPGMPGETGLPGPPGPPGPPGPPGLPCPCICEPHPHPPCICPRPHPPICICPPHPHPPIICEPLPPHPPIICEPPPPHPPIICEPPPPEGTAAPEATAAPEPPCEPYPICPPEQTYPDAPVVTDAPAVVKEPSVLKEVKEEEEKEEKESPSYW from the exons ATGTCTGGCTTGATCAGAGTCTCAACGTTGGTGGCAGTAGTGCTGCTTATGCAGCTGGGTG GTCTGGAAGGTGCTCCAATG GCTGCTAAGTGTTTCCCACCGTGTTTCCATGGGTgccaccctcctcctctacctccatgGTGTGGCTGTCACGGCCCGGCCGGTCCTCCTGGTCCTATTGGGCctgag GGACCGCCTGGAATGCCTGGAATGCCTGGAGAGACTGGTCTCCCTGGGCCCCCCGGCCCACCTGGGCCCCCGGGT CCTCCTGGTCTTCCCTGCCCCTGCATCTGTgaacctcatccccatcccccctgTATCTGTCCTCGTCCCCATCCTCCCATCTGCATctgccctccccatccccatcctcccatCATCTGTGAACCTCTACCTCCCCATCCTCCCATCATCTGTGAacctccacctccccatcctcccATCATCTGTGAACCTCCACCTCCAGAGGGCACGGCTGCCCcagaggccacggctgccccagag CCTCCCTGTGAGCCGTACCCCATCTGTCCACCAGAACAAACTTATCCGGATGCCCCAGTGGTCACGGACGCCCCAGCTGTGGTGAAGGAGCCCTCTGTGCtaaaggaggtgaaggaggaggaggagaaggaggagaaggaatcTCCCTCATATTGGTGA
- the LOC134436164 gene encoding cuticle collagen 2C-like isoform X2, giving the protein MSGLIRVSTLVAVVLLMQLGGLEGAPMAAKCFPPCFHGCHPPPLPPWCGCHGPAGPPGPIGPEGPPGMPGMPGETGLPGPPGPPGPPGPPGLPCPCICEPHPHPPCICPRPHPPIICEPLPPHPPIICEPPPPHPPIICEPPPPEGTAAPEATAAPEPPCEPYPICPPEQTYPDAPVVTDAPAVVKEPSVLKEVKEEEEKEEKESPSYW; this is encoded by the exons ATGTCTGGCTTGATCAGAGTCTCAACGTTGGTGGCAGTAGTGCTGCTTATGCAGCTGGGTG GTCTGGAAGGTGCTCCAATG GCTGCTAAGTGTTTCCCACCGTGTTTCCATGGGTgccaccctcctcctctacctccatgGTGTGGCTGTCACGGCCCGGCCGGTCCTCCTGGTCCTATTGGGCctgag GGACCGCCTGGAATGCCTGGAATGCCTGGAGAGACTGGTCTCCCTGGGCCCCCCGGCCCACCTGGGCCCCCGGGT CCTCCTGGTCTTCCCTGCCCCTGCATCTGTgaacctcatccccatcccccctgTATCTGTCCTCG tccccatcctcccatCATCTGTGAACCTCTACCTCCCCATCCTCCCATCATCTGTGAacctccacctccccatcctcccATCATCTGTGAACCTCCACCTCCAGAGGGCACGGCTGCCCcagaggccacggctgccccagag CCTCCCTGTGAGCCGTACCCCATCTGTCCACCAGAACAAACTTATCCGGATGCCCCAGTGGTCACGGACGCCCCAGCTGTGGTGAAGGAGCCCTCTGTGCtaaaggaggtgaaggaggaggaggagaaggaggagaaggaatcTCCCTCATATTGGTGA
- the LOC134436285 gene encoding collagen alpha-3(IX) chain-like → MSGFIRVAVLVAVLMAVLLQLDGVNGNSKACSGCRRGFPGPPGMRGPPGPPGRPGPRGPPGLPGRNGLPGPPGRLGVPGPKGPPGLRGPPGLPGKDGPPGPAGPPGVSEFAHP, encoded by the exons ATGTCTGGCTTCATCAGAGTGGCCGTACTGGTGGCAGTATTGATGGCTGTGCTCTTGCAGCTGGATG GTGTGAATGGAAATTCAAAG GCGTGTAGTGGGTGTCGGAGGGGTTTTCCCGGTCCCCCGGGCATGCGTGGCCCCCCAGGCCCACCTGGGCGTCCGGGGCCTCGAGGTCCACCTGGCTTACCTGGCCGCAACGGGCTGCCGGGCCCCCCTGGGAGACTCGGCGTCCCTGGCCCCAAGGGCCCACCTGGACTAAGAGGACCGCCTGGGCTACCTGGCAAAGATGGACCCCCTGGGCCTGCG GGGCCTCCAGGAGTCTCGGAATTCGCTCAT CCTTGA
- the LOC134436367 gene encoding cuticle collagen 1-like yields the protein MSGLIRVTVLVSVLLMQLDGLYGNWHGHEESECGGSNGCGGCGGCGGCGCCSCCGGGCTRPGAPGPPGDIGNPGKPGHPGGSGRPGGPGPKGLTGPLGPQGVPGDGGMKGDMGRPGPMGPKGDCTRTEFH from the exons ATGTCTGGCTTGATCAGAGTAACTGTGCTGGTGTCTGTGCTGCTCATGCAGCTGGATG GCTTGTATGGGAACTGGCATGGCCATGAAGAG TCAGAGTGTGGTGGCTCTAATGGCTGTGGTGGGTGTGGAGGCTGTGGTGGTTGTGGCTGTTGCAGCTGCTGTGGCGGGGGCTGTACTAGGCCAGGTGCCCCTGGTCCCCCTGGGGATATCGGCAACCCTGGTAAACCAGGACATCCAGGAGGGTCCGGCAGGCCAG GTGGGCCCGGTCCCAAGGGCTTGACTGGCCCCCTGGGTCCTCAGGGAGTCCCTGGTGATGGGGGCATGAAGGGGGACATGGGCAGACCTGGGCCCATGGGCCCGAag GGGGACTGCACCAGGACAGAGTTCCATTAA